The nucleotide sequence TGATGGTGACCGGCCTCGCGGCCGACCGTCAGGCGATGGGAACGGCGGCGCGGCGCGCCGCGGTGGAGCGTTTCTCGGCCGACCGCTATGCGGGGGACGTCGCCGCGATCCTGCGCGCCGCGAGCCGGCGGCTTATCTTTGGCCGCGAGGAGGGGTTGTGAGCGCACTTGCCCAAGCCGTTCGAGACTATTTCGCCACGGCCCATCCCCGGGGCGTCATGTCGGCGTACTTGTTCGGCAGTCACGTCCGGGGAACAGCCCACGCCCAGAGCGACGTGGATGTGGCGGTCGTGCTGGACTACGGTGCCTTTCTCCTGCGAGGGGAGCGGGCACGCGCAGCGGTGAGCCTCAACTCCGAGCTGATCGCCGCGACTCACTGTAACGAGGTGGACGTGGTCGTGCTGAACGACGCGCCCCCGGAGCTTGCTTTCAGCATCATCACCCGTGGCGCCAGGCTCTACTGCTCGGGTCCGGAGGGCGAGGCAGCGGACCACGCGTTGGTTCGCACGGCGCTGCTAAGGTACGCGGACTTCAGACCGTTCCTCGAGAGAACCAGGCGTCTCAAGCTGCTCGCGCTCTCGCGATGACGTTCTTGGTGGAGCGGCTCGCGGAGCTGCGGCTGCACCTCAATCGCTTGCGGGATCTCGCTCCCAGGGTCCGCGATGCCGAGTCGCTGCGCGCCGACCTCAGCCTCCACAACGACGTGCTGTTCTCGCTCCTGGTCGTGTGCCAGGGGGTCATCGACATAGCGGGGGAGCTGGCCGGGCGCCGTGGCATCCGCTTCGAGGACTACAGGAGTTCGCGCGCCTCGTGGCGCGCCTGGAGGGACAGGGCTGAGTTGCGCCGCCCG is from Gemmatimonadales bacterium and encodes:
- a CDS encoding nucleotidyltransferase domain-containing protein, which codes for MSALAQAVRDYFATAHPRGVMSAYLFGSHVRGTAHAQSDVDVAVVLDYGAFLLRGERARAAVSLNSELIAATHCNEVDVVVLNDAPPELAFSIITRGARLYCSGPEGEAADHALVRTALLRYADFRPFLERTRRLKLLALSR